The following coding sequences are from one Prochlorococcus marinus CUG1438 window:
- the trmD gene encoding tRNA (guanosine(37)-N1)-methyltransferase TrmD — translation MSSFNFDVITLFPKAFELLNNLGVITKALDKNLINVKLHDLRGFGEGSYRQVDDKPYGGGAGMVLKPEPIFKAYESIKKSSKSKTLLMTPQGKVLKQEYLTRWSALDQIIIICGQYEGFDERIRCLADEEISIGDYVLSGGEIPAISVINGLTRLLPGTLGDPDSLVDESHNSSLLEYPHYTRPLIFKDMKVPDVLVSGNHEEIKSWRRQKSIERTLERRSDLISNENYKKSPQSKTIIKESNQFMNFRIGNGYDIHRLVKDRDLIIGGVKLHHPDKLGLDGHSDADVLSHSIMDALLGALSLGDIGKYFPPSDEKWKNANSLLLLSKVIELIRQDGWEINNIDSVLIAERPKIMSHIKLMKKNISETLNINENLIGIKATTNEKMGPEGREEGISCHSVVLLEKK, via the coding sequence ATGAGTAGTTTCAATTTTGATGTAATTACATTATTCCCAAAAGCTTTTGAACTATTAAATAATTTAGGAGTTATAACAAAGGCTCTAGATAAGAATCTAATTAATGTGAAATTACATGATTTAAGAGGATTTGGCGAGGGTTCATATAGGCAAGTTGACGATAAGCCTTATGGAGGAGGAGCAGGAATGGTTTTGAAACCAGAACCTATTTTTAAGGCGTATGAATCAATTAAAAAGTCATCTAAAAGTAAAACTTTGTTGATGACCCCTCAGGGTAAAGTCTTAAAGCAGGAATATCTTACGAGATGGTCAGCTTTGGATCAAATTATCATTATTTGTGGTCAATATGAAGGTTTTGATGAAAGGATTAGATGTTTAGCTGATGAAGAGATATCGATAGGTGATTATGTGCTTTCAGGAGGTGAAATACCTGCTATCTCAGTAATTAATGGTTTGACTAGATTATTACCAGGGACTCTTGGTGATCCAGACTCCTTAGTGGATGAAAGTCATAATTCTTCTTTATTAGAATATCCTCACTACACGAGGCCATTAATTTTTAAGGATATGAAAGTACCAGATGTTTTAGTTAGTGGTAACCATGAAGAGATTAAATCCTGGAGAAGGCAAAAAAGTATTGAAAGAACATTGGAGAGAAGAAGTGATTTGATTTCAAATGAAAACTATAAAAAATCGCCACAAAGTAAGACAATAATAAAAGAGTCTAATCAATTTATGAATTTCAGAATAGGTAATGGATACGATATTCACAGACTAGTAAAGGATAGAGATTTAATTATTGGTGGTGTAAAATTGCACCATCCGGATAAATTAGGATTAGATGGTCATAGTGATGCTGATGTTTTAAGTCATTCAATAATGGATGCATTATTGGGCGCACTTTCTCTAGGCGATATTGGAAAGTATTTCCCACCATCTGATGAAAAGTGGAAAAATGCTAATAGCTTGTTGTTGTTATCAAAAGTAATTGAATTGATAAGACAAGATGGTTGGGAAATAAATAATATTGATAGTGTTCTTATAGCTGAAAGGCCAAAAATCATGTCGCATATTAAACTTATGAAAAAAAATATATCTGAAACCTTAAATATCAATGAGAATTTAATTGGGATTAAAGCAACCACGAATGAAAAAATGGGCCCAGAAGGAAGAGAAGAGGGTATAAGTTGCCATTCAGTAGTGCTATTGGAGAAAAAATGA
- a CDS encoding TIGR03792 family protein, with amino-acid sequence MKLNLNLKKNFQRFYLALICLIVLIFQSDIPNLKALPMDNYQSEMVIEELRLKVPADAKATWLNAEKEIWEPWLSSQDGFLGRQLFWDKEKEEALILVNWKSKKLWKNIPMSEVNIVQQKFEDNVKTALNVKVNPFKLIYEGELDKQG; translated from the coding sequence ATGAAATTAAATTTAAATTTGAAAAAAAATTTCCAACGATTTTATTTAGCATTAATATGCTTAATAGTTTTAATTTTTCAGTCTGATATTCCTAACTTAAAAGCTCTTCCTATGGATAATTATCAAAGTGAAATGGTCATAGAGGAATTAAGACTTAAAGTCCCTGCCGATGCAAAAGCAACATGGTTGAATGCTGAAAAAGAAATATGGGAGCCATGGTTATCTTCTCAAGATGGTTTTTTAGGGAGACAATTGTTTTGGGATAAAGAAAAAGAAGAAGCTTTAATATTGGTAAATTGGAAAAGTAAAAAATTATGGAAAAATATACCAATGTCAGAAGTAAATATAGTCCAACAAAAATTTGAAGATAATGTTAAGACTGCTCTAAATGTAAAAGTAAATCCTTTTAAATTAATTTATGAGGGAGAATTAGATAAGCAAGGATGA
- the thiS gene encoding sulfur carrier protein ThiS, whose translation MKIKVNGEEKKLELDQGNALLSTALNLMGYKPNTIVVELNNLIINSLKWETVKLKDGDNLEIVSIVGGG comes from the coding sequence ATGAAAATTAAGGTAAACGGAGAAGAAAAAAAATTAGAACTTGATCAAGGAAATGCTCTACTTTCCACGGCACTAAATTTAATGGGATATAAACCCAACACAATTGTTGTCGAGTTAAATAATCTAATTATTAATTCATTAAAATGGGAAACAGTGAAACTTAAAGATGGTGATAATTTAGAAATCGTTTCAATAGTTGGGGGTGGATAA
- the larB gene encoding nickel pincer cofactor biosynthesis protein LarB, which yields MNSDIRFDFQRRERLGLIEAIWGQDKSIDQLKRLSESVLSKNEVVFITRINSEKANYLLDLYDDSRFYEEARCLIIGKNLNKINTNKKVAIISGGSSDVPVTLEAQLALEIYGVNCQSFIDVGVAGLHRLISQLEEINKCDVLIVCAGMEGALATVVGGLLAQPIIAVPVSVGYGVSKNGESALNSMLSSCSPGIAVMNIDNGYGAAMAALRIINSFS from the coding sequence ATGAATTCTGACATAAGATTTGATTTCCAAAGAAGAGAGAGGCTTGGACTCATTGAAGCCATTTGGGGTCAAGACAAGAGTATCGACCAATTAAAGAGATTATCTGAAAGCGTATTAAGTAAAAATGAGGTTGTTTTCATTACAAGGATTAATAGTGAAAAGGCTAATTATCTTTTAGATTTGTATGATGATTCACGATTCTATGAAGAAGCAAGATGCTTAATAATTGGGAAAAATCTGAATAAAATAAATACAAATAAAAAAGTTGCCATAATTTCAGGAGGCTCAAGTGATGTGCCTGTAACACTTGAAGCTCAATTGGCTCTTGAAATTTATGGAGTTAATTGTCAATCTTTTATAGATGTTGGAGTGGCAGGACTGCATCGATTAATCAGTCAGTTAGAAGAGATTAATAAATGTGATGTATTGATAGTTTGTGCTGGAATGGAGGGAGCTTTGGCAACTGTTGTTGGAGGATTGTTGGCACAACCGATAATTGCAGTACCTGTATCTGTCGGATATGGAGTTAGCAAAAATGGAGAAAGTGCTTTAAATAGTATGTTATCAAGCTGTTCGCCAGGTATTGCAGTTATGAATATAGATAATGGTTACGGAGCAGCAATGGCCGCTCTAAGAATTATTAATAGTTTTTCTTAA